The stretch of DNA CTGACGCTGCCAGGTGCCGCGGTGATCCTCGCGGTGGCCGCCGCACATGGTCGCGGTGTCGCCGCCCTACTCGGCGCGGTCGCGTTGTTCGTCATTTACGCCGTCGTGCACCTGTTGTCACCACCGGCGATGGGCGCCGGCGACGTAAAGCTGGCGCTCGGCATCGGTGCGCTGACAGCAACCTTCGGTAGCGACGTTTGGCTGCTGGCCGCGCTTGCTGCGCCCATGCTGACCGCGGGATGGGCTGTTGTGATCGTGTTGCGCCGATCGGAACACACTGTGCCGCACGGTCCTTCGATGTGCGCGGCGGCGGTCATAGCAACCGCGTTGGTCGTGCGCTAAGTCGGAGACGACGGCTGCGCCGACTCGCTCGCCTCGCGCTGCGGTTGATCGGCACGCGCATTTCAGCCACCCGACACCCTTGCATACTTAAAGTAGGTTAGTACATACTGTAGGTATGCAAAGTACCGATCTAGATCTACCCGCGATTTCGCACCGTTACTTCGCCGCCTGGGCGGCGCATGATCCGGGTGCGATCGTCGCCATGCACACCGAGGACACTCAGTTCTGGACGCATCTTGGCGCGGGGCCCGTACAGGGCCGTGACGCCGTGCGCGCGGCCTTCGAGCAGATTTTCGCCCAGTTCCCGGATTTCGCCTGGGAGACCTATCGCGTGCTGTACGGCGAGGATCACTGGATCCTCGACTGGGCGTTGACCTCCGGTGACATCCGCTTCGACTGCCTCGACGTCGTCAACGTCTCATCGGACGGCTTGGTGAGCCGCAAGGACACCTTCATCGACGCGGCCCAGTTGCAGCAAGCGATGGGAACCGTGATCGCATGACCACCGCAACACCCGTCGACCAGTTGCCGCTCGTCACCGCCCTACCGGTTGAGCACTTGTTCGACATGCATGTCAATCTGCAACCCGCTCAATCGATTCCGACTCCCGTCGGTACGCGGTTGACCTTCATCACGACCGGAGGCGTCATCGAAGGACCGAAGCTGCGCGGTGAACTCCTCCCCGGCGGCGGAGACTGGCTGATCATCGGCGCCGACGGCACCGGACGCGTCGACGTCCGAGCCACGCTGCGCACGCACGACGGCGCGCTCATTCATTACGAGTCCCGCGGCGTCATCAAGATCCCCGCGGACGGTGTGCAACGGCTCGCTGCGGGCGAAGTGCTCCCGTTTGAGCAGACCTACATTCGCACGACGCCGAAGTTCGAAA from Mycobacterium sp. JS623 encodes:
- a CDS encoding prepilin peptidase, giving the protein MGAVVAGVCVLAWLAVLSAYDIYSRRLPNWLTLPGAAVILAVAAAHGRGVAALLGAVALFVIYAVVHLLSPPAMGAGDVKLALGIGALTATFGSDVWLLAALAAPMLTAGWAVVIVLRRSEHTVPHGPSMCAAAVIATALVVR
- a CDS encoding nuclear transport factor 2 family protein, with translation MQSTDLDLPAISHRYFAAWAAHDPGAIVAMHTEDTQFWTHLGAGPVQGRDAVRAAFEQIFAQFPDFAWETYRVLYGEDHWILDWALTSGDIRFDCLDVVNVSSDGLVSRKDTFIDAAQLQQAMGTVIA
- a CDS encoding DUF3237 domain-containing protein; the protein is MTTATPVDQLPLVTALPVEHLFDMHVNLQPAQSIPTPVGTRLTFITTGGVIEGPKLRGELLPGGGDWLIIGADGTGRVDVRATLRTHDGALIHYESRGVIKIPADGVQRLAAGEVLPFEQTYIRTTPKFETSDERYAWLSEVVAVGYNILSPNHIDYRIYRVL